In Bacillus cytotoxicus NVH 391-98, the following are encoded in one genomic region:
- a CDS encoding DUF4027 family protein: MRGMKAFQHLSYSQGVSLICLGGFLVTVILAVALKLLQHLF; this comes from the coding sequence ATGAGAGGAATGAAAGCATTTCAACATTTATCATATAGTCAGGGAGTAAGCTTGATTTGTTTAGGCGGATTTCTAGTAACGGTTATATTGGCAGTTGCACTGAAATTGTTGCAGCATTTATTTTGA